A single region of the Pseudalkalibacillus berkeleyi genome encodes:
- a CDS encoding YlbG family protein produces the protein MLTNRTGLAIWLHSLKYIKQLRKFGNIHYVSKRMKYAILYCDTSQKERIIEKIEKLHFVKKVEPSHKAYIKTEYQNAMPDKAKEYDYKIGL, from the coding sequence ATGCTAACGAATCGAACTGGATTAGCAATATGGCTTCACTCATTAAAATATATTAAACAACTTCGTAAATTTGGAAATATTCATTATGTTTCCAAGCGAATGAAGTATGCCATACTTTATTGTGACACTTCACAAAAAGAGCGGATTATTGAAAAGATTGAAAAGCTACACTTTGTTAAGAAAGTTGAACCTTCTCATAAAGCCTATATTAAAACCGAGTATCAGAATGCTATGCCTGATAAAGCGAAAGAATACGATTATAAAATCGGTCTTTAA
- a CDS encoding DUF7147 family protein, with amino-acid sequence MIQRFIELGEGYSDLYELIELAKTNANRLSKMVILKTNKKDHTVCSFSIVLQPAGDSNFQPIYICREGIREQSKRWDLFLQCAEQLGKEVHTLEVRPSNGFNEIELYYQYLTGILRLQNIIPKWQ; translated from the coding sequence ATGATACAACGTTTTATCGAATTAGGTGAAGGTTACTCAGACCTGTACGAGCTAATCGAATTAGCCAAAACAAATGCGAATCGACTGAGCAAGATGGTTATCTTGAAAACAAATAAAAAAGACCATACCGTCTGCTCATTCTCAATTGTTCTTCAGCCGGCTGGGGATTCCAATTTCCAACCCATTTATATTTGTAGAGAAGGAATTCGGGAGCAATCAAAAAGATGGGATTTGTTTCTCCAATGTGCTGAACAACTCGGTAAAGAAGTCCATACTTTAGAAGTAAGACCGTCAAATGGCTTCAATGAAATAGAACTTTATTATCAATACCTTACCGGAATACTTAGATTACAAAATATCATACCAAAATGGCAATAA
- the rsmD gene encoding 16S rRNA (guanine(966)-N(2))-methyltransferase RsmD, with translation MRIISGDLKGRKIKAVPGTGTRPTSDKIRESIFNMIGPFFNGGQSLDLYGGSGALTIEGVSRGIEQSIIIDVDSKAIDTIKENVKSLNLDQQIDIFKNDSYRALKALRKREMKFKYVFLDPPYKKQKIQKEIEYLAEHHLLEPQALIVTEHDAKLILPEQISTLKIMKHEKYNSTTAVTIYVNENEGTEIDE, from the coding sequence ATGAGAATCATTTCTGGTGATTTAAAAGGCAGGAAGATTAAGGCTGTCCCCGGAACTGGGACAAGACCAACATCAGATAAAATACGTGAATCTATTTTCAATATGATAGGACCATTCTTTAATGGGGGGCAATCCCTTGATTTATACGGTGGAAGTGGAGCACTTACAATTGAAGGGGTAAGTAGAGGAATTGAGCAATCAATCATCATTGATGTTGATTCGAAAGCGATTGATACGATTAAAGAAAATGTAAAGTCATTAAATCTAGATCAGCAAATTGATATTTTCAAAAACGACTCGTACAGAGCGTTGAAAGCGCTTAGAAAAAGAGAGATGAAATTCAAGTATGTATTCTTAGATCCACCTTATAAGAAGCAGAAAATACAAAAGGAAATAGAGTATTTAGCAGAACATCATTTACTTGAACCACAAGCTTTAATTGTGACAGAACATGATGCTAAACTCATTTTACCTGAACAAATATCAACCTTGAAAATCATGAAACATGAAAAATATAATAGTACAACAGCGGTTACAATATATGTGAATGAGAACGAAGGGACGGAAATTGATGAATAA
- the coaD gene encoding pantetheine-phosphate adenylyltransferase, producing the protein MNKKQAICPGSFDPITYGHLDIISRGASVFDEVIVVVANNQSKSSLFSVEERMNLIKETTKDIPNIKVDTCNGLLMDYIRTTDARVILRGLRAVSDFEYEMQITSINRKLDDSVETFFMMTNNQYSFLSSSIVKEVAKYHSPVSDLVPKIVEEALKEKYAK; encoded by the coding sequence ATGAATAAGAAACAGGCAATATGCCCAGGAAGCTTTGACCCGATTACATATGGACATTTAGATATTATTTCTAGAGGAGCAAGTGTATTTGATGAAGTGATTGTTGTCGTTGCGAATAATCAAAGCAAAAGCTCTCTATTTTCAGTGGAAGAACGGATGAATCTCATTAAAGAAACAACGAAAGATATTCCGAATATTAAAGTAGATACGTGCAACGGACTACTGATGGACTATATCCGGACTACAGACGCAAGAGTTATTTTAAGAGGATTACGTGCAGTTTCAGATTTTGAATATGAAATGCAAATTACGTCCATAAATAGAAAGCTTGATGATTCTGTAGAAACATTTTTCATGATGACGAACAATCAGTACTCATTCTTAAGTTCGAGTATCGTTAAAGAGGTTGCTAAATACCATTCTCCGGTTTCCGACCTAGTACCGAAGATTGTTGAAGAAGCATTAAAGGAGAAATATGCAAAGTAA
- the ylbJ gene encoding sporulation integral membrane protein YlbJ → MYLSQTKNLIIAISTTLFAFSIMIYPKAAFESSLTGLEMWWGIVFPSLLPFFIISELLICFGVVRFIGVIMEPIMRPLFRVPGSGGFVWAMGLASGFPAGAKLTARLRIDHEITREEAERLVSFTNCSNPLFILGAVSVGFFHNAELGILLAAAHYLGNIVVGLIMRFHGTNQSNQPIRQKHRKGSLVVYAIKRMNQVQQQDPRPIGKQLGDAVKHSIQTLLMIGGFILLFSVLNRMLTEFNITSILATFLATFTSVIGFSTDIISPFISGLFEITLGSKLISDISSSNLLHQAIIVSFILAFNGFSVQAQVASILAETDIRFKPFFIARILHGFIASLLTILLWRPLYVNDRTTPTVVETFASHPSISWIYHAWDHLLSIGTLITFLSLLIYIVLKWRTIMN, encoded by the coding sequence TTGGAAATGTGGTGGGGAATTGTTTTTCCGTCATTACTGCCCTTCTTTATTATAAGCGAATTATTAATTTGTTTTGGAGTTGTTCGCTTTATTGGTGTAATTATGGAACCCATTATGAGACCATTATTTAGGGTGCCTGGTTCTGGAGGCTTCGTATGGGCGATGGGGTTAGCTTCTGGATTTCCTGCTGGAGCGAAGCTTACTGCACGCTTAAGAATTGATCATGAAATCACCCGCGAAGAAGCAGAACGTCTCGTATCTTTCACGAATTGTTCTAATCCCCTCTTTATTCTCGGTGCAGTGTCAGTCGGTTTTTTCCATAATGCTGAGCTGGGTATCTTGCTCGCTGCGGCACATTATTTAGGGAATATCGTGGTAGGTTTAATTATGCGTTTTCACGGTACTAATCAATCCAATCAACCGATTAGACAGAAACATAGAAAAGGTTCATTGGTGGTCTATGCAATAAAACGAATGAATCAAGTACAACAACAAGATCCTCGACCAATTGGTAAACAATTAGGGGATGCTGTTAAACATTCCATACAAACGTTATTAATGATTGGCGGGTTCATATTGTTATTCTCTGTACTAAATCGAATGCTTACAGAGTTCAACATTACGAGTATTTTAGCCACATTTCTCGCTACGTTTACAAGTGTAATTGGGTTTTCAACAGATATAATTTCCCCATTTATCTCTGGACTGTTTGAGATTACACTCGGTAGTAAGCTCATAAGCGATATTTCAAGTTCAAACCTACTACACCAAGCCATCATCGTCAGTTTCATTCTTGCCTTCAATGGCTTTTCAGTCCAGGCTCAAGTTGCGAGCATCTTAGCTGAAACTGACATTCGCTTTAAGCCCTTCTTTATCGCAAGGATTTTACATGGATTTATTGCATCCTTATTGACTATTTTGCTATGGAGACCTTTGTATGTAAATGATCGCACAACCCCTACAGTAGTTGAAACCTTCGCTTCACATCCATCGATATCGTGGATTTATCATGCTTGGGATCATTTACTGTCTATTGGAACACTTATTACTTTTTTAAGCCTGCTCATCTATATCGTCCTCAAATGGAGAACAATTATGAATTAA